The genome window AGGATGGATCGCAGCAACTCGGACAGGTCCGGCTGCTGTGCGTCGTCGTCGTCAGGGCGCTCGGGTGGGTTGTTCGACATCTCTTCTCCTGGCCCGGATGGGACACGCGGTCGGCGCGCGCCTGCCTACCGTGAATAGGCTGTCCACTAGACAACCACGAACTCGGCCCCGTCGTTCCGCGACGGCGCCCGTGTTCGCCCTTAGCGCAATCGGGAGAATGTATGACGCAGCCGGACCCTCGCGTACGCCTGGTCGACCTGCGCGACACACCGCTGTCGGTCGACGAGGCGCTGGCCGCCGTCACCGATCCGGCAGCCGGCGGCATGGCGCTCTTCGTCGGGACCGTCCGGCAGCAGGATCACGCGAAAGCTGTTGATCTGCTTGACTACTCGGCACACCCGTCGGCAGTGGACGTGATGCGTGAGGTTGCGGAGTCGGTGGTCACCGACGAGATCACCGCGCTGGCGGCGGTGCACCGCGTGGGCCGACTGCACGTGGGGGACCTGGCCGTGGTGGTTGCGGTGAGTGCTCCGCACCGGGGAGCCGCACTCACAGTTTGCAGGGAGATGATCGACACTCTCAAGCACCGGGTGCCGATCTGGAAGCACCAGGCGTTCAGTGACGGAAGCGACGAATGGGTCGGGCTGTAGGAGATATGGCGGCAGGTACGAACGAGCGGGGCAGGTTGGACGGGGCGACCGGCGGGGGTTCCGAGTCCTCGGGGAGCGTTGGCGCGAAGAAACGGGAGGCCCCACGCAGCCTCAGCCGCTCCAACATCGCCCTGCTGATCACGGCGCTCGTCCTGGTGGTCGCGGTCGCCGCGCTCAACCTGATCCACGTGCCGAAGGTGATCCTGCGGCCCGGGCCGGTGACCAACACCCTGGGCGAGACCGACGGGAAACCGGTCGTCGAGATCAAGGGCGTCAAGACCTACCCGACCTCGGGGAACCTGGACTTCGTCACCATCTCGATGGCGGGTGGGCCGCAGTACCCGGTCAGCGTGATGGAGTGGCTGAAGGCGAAGTACATCGACAACGACGCCGAGATCGACCCCGAGAGCATGTGGTTCCCCAAGGGCATCACCTCCAAGCAGGTGGAGCAGCAGAGCACCTCCGAGATGACCAACTCGCAGGAGACCGCCGAGGTGGTCGCGATGCGCGCGGCGGGCATCACCGTCCCCGAGTCGATCACGGTCGTGCAGTTGCAGCAGGGCGCGGCCGCCGCGGGCGAACTCAAGCCCAAGGATGTGCTGGTGTCGCTCAACGGCAGCAAGGTCACCGACCTGAAGTCGGTCTCGACGACGATGTCGAAGGTCACGCCGGGCGCGACCGTGCCGGTCGTGGTCAAGCGCGCCGGCAAGCAGGTCCGGCTGCGGGTCCCGACGGGCAAGGGCGAGGACGGCGGCGCCGTCTTCGGGATCGCGATCTCCCCGTCATACAAGTTCCCGTACGACGTGAAGGTCAACGTCGGTGCGGTGGGTGGCCCGTCGGCGGGCACGATGTTCACCCTCGCGATGTACGACATGCTCACGCCGGGGGCGCTGACCGGGGGCAAGAAGGTGGCCGGCACCGGCACCATCAGCGAGGACGGCTCGGTCGGCCCGATCGGCGGCATCCGGCAGAAGCTGATCGCGGCGAAACGCGCCGACGCGCAGTTCTTCTTCGCCCCGGGCAGCGACTGCCAGGAGGCCAAGGGTCACGTGCCGAGCGGGCTGACGGTCATCAGGATCAACACCCTGCAGGACGCCCTGAAGGCGCTGAAGCAGATCCGCGGCGGCAAGACCACCGGCTTCGTGGGGTGTGGCTGAGCTCCGGATCCGCACGGGTCCCCATGATGTATCGAAGGAGCAGAGCGGGGTTACTCGAGGGTGACCCGCAGCGCGTGCACCAGGCCCGGCGCGATGTCCTTGCCGACGGCGACCTTGTCGTCGGCGTCGTGGGCGCGCTGGCGTAACAGGCAGATCGAGTCGCCGTCGCGCAGCACGGCGACCAGCAGACGGACGTCGGCCCGGTCGGGGTGTGCGGCCAGCACGTCGGTCGCCTCGGTGGGGTTGTCGGGCAGGCCCTGCTCCGCCTCCGGCGGCACGACGATCCGCTCGATGGCCAGCGCGACACCGTCGACCTCCGGCGGCCACGCGAGTTGCCGCAGCAGGCTCTCGATGTTGGAGGTCTGCGGCAGCCCCTCCTGCTCGATGGTGCTGTATGCCGACGGGTCCGCGCCGCGCAACTGACCCGCGAGGCCCGGCTCCCGCTGCAGCAGATCCTCGTTCCGGGCGATCGCGAACAGCCGCGGAGCCTGGTCCCAGCCGGCAGCGGCGACGTGCCGCTCGGTGTCGATCGCGCACTCCGCGAGCGGGCTGAGCACGGGCTTGGCGACGGGAATCGGGTCCTCGGACGGCATACACCCATGCTGCCGCACGCCGGTGAAACCCAGACTGCTCGGGTCGCCACATAGCCCCGCGGGTTACCGTGTCCCCACCTGACCCATTGCTCACACCCAACTTCGAGGCCGACGTGACTTCTTCGGACGAGCCGACCGGCGGCGACGGGCGCAACCCGGAGC of Flexivirga oryzae contains these proteins:
- a CDS encoding molybdenum cofactor biosynthesis protein MoaE; the encoded protein is MTQPDPRVRLVDLRDTPLSVDEALAAVTDPAAGGMALFVGTVRQQDHAKAVDLLDYSAHPSAVDVMREVAESVVTDEITALAAVHRVGRLHVGDLAVVVAVSAPHRGAALTVCREMIDTLKHRVPIWKHQAFSDGSDEWVGL
- a CDS encoding YlbL family protein; its protein translation is MAAGTNERGRLDGATGGGSESSGSVGAKKREAPRSLSRSNIALLITALVLVVAVAALNLIHVPKVILRPGPVTNTLGETDGKPVVEIKGVKTYPTSGNLDFVTISMAGGPQYPVSVMEWLKAKYIDNDAEIDPESMWFPKGITSKQVEQQSTSEMTNSQETAEVVAMRAAGITVPESITVVQLQQGAAAAGELKPKDVLVSLNGSKVTDLKSVSTTMSKVTPGATVPVVVKRAGKQVRLRVPTGKGEDGGAVFGIAISPSYKFPYDVKVNVGAVGGPSAGTMFTLAMYDMLTPGALTGGKKVAGTGTISEDGSVGPIGGIRQKLIAAKRADAQFFFAPGSDCQEAKGHVPSGLTVIRINTLQDALKALKQIRGGKTTGFVGCG
- a CDS encoding PPA1309 family protein; this translates as MPSEDPIPVAKPVLSPLAECAIDTERHVAAAGWDQAPRLFAIARNEDLLQREPGLAGQLRGADPSAYSTIEQEGLPQTSNIESLLRQLAWPPEVDGVALAIERIVVPPEAEQGLPDNPTEATDVLAAHPDRADVRLLVAVLRDGDSICLLRQRAHDADDKVAVGKDIAPGLVHALRVTLE